One genomic window of Paramormyrops kingsleyae isolate MSU_618 chromosome 20, PKINGS_0.4, whole genome shotgun sequence includes the following:
- the hhex gene encoding hematopoietically-expressed homeobox protein hhex has product MQYQHPVSSAMNANVPLYAPTPIQPVHPTPFYIDDILGRSGTPTPNAAVSAPTLPSPNSSFTSLVSPYRAPIYEPTPIHPAFSHPAALTATYPSGPLANSLYPFHRGDYPHALIRHDPLGKPLLWTPFIQRPLHKRKGGQVRFSNDQTIELEKKFETQKYLSPPERKRLAKMLQLSERQVKTWFQNRRAKWRRLKQENPQSSKREAECDNPERGCEPRPKLAVTSDQKSRSHGSSSPASQGELESEVSDDSDQELDIEENCSLNDPI; this is encoded by the exons ATGCAATACCAGCATCCCGTCTCTTCTGCGATGAACGCAAATGTTCCTCTTTACGCACCAACTCCAATTCAGCCCGTGCACCCGACTCCCTTTTACATTGATGACATCCTGGGAAGAAGCGGGACCCCGACGCCAAACGCAGCAGTTTCTGCTCCTACTCTGCCGTCTCCAAATTCGTCGTTTACGAGTTTGGTGTCGCCGTATAGAGCTCCCATCTATGAGCCAACACCGATACATCCAGCTTTTTCGCACCCGGCGGCGCTGACAGCTACGTACCCCTCCGGACCCCTTGCAAACTCTCTCTACCCGTTTCACCGCGGAGATTACCCCCACGCACTGATTAGACACGACCCTTTAG GGAAACCACTTTTATGGACTCCATTCATACAACGACCACTACACAAACGAAAGGGGGGTCAAGTGAGATTCTCCAATGACCAGACAATTGAACTGGAAAAGAAGTTTGAGACACAGAAATACCTGTCGCCGCCGGAACGAAAACGACTGGCCAAGATGCTGCAGCTCAGTGAGAGACAG GTAAAGACGTGGTTCCAGAATCGAAGAGCGAAATGGCGACGTCTCAAACAG GAGAATCCGCAGAGCAGTAAGCGGGAGGCAGAGTGCGACAATCCGGAAAGGGGCTGCGAGCCGCGGCCGAAGCTGGCGGTGACTTCGGATCAGAAGAGCCGGTCACACGGCTCCTCCTCCCCAGCATCGCAGGGGGAACTCGAATCGGAAGTGTCGGACGATTCGGACCAGGAGCTGGACATTGAAGAAAACTGCTCCCTAAACGACCCAATATGA
- the kif11 gene encoding kinesin-like protein KIF11 — protein sequence MSANSSVLSKKEEKSKNIQVVVRCRPFNTAERKSSHSVIECDQVRREVNVRTGGAADKTARKTYTFDMVFGPSAKQIEVYRSVVCPILDEVIMGYNCTVFAYGQTGTGKTFTMEGERSPNEEFTWEEDPLAGVIPRTLHQIFEKLSDNGTEFSVKVSLLEIYNEELFDLLSPSTDVTERLQMFDDPRNKRGVIIKGLEEVTVHNKDEVYQILERGAAKRKTASTLMNAYSSRSHSVFSITIHMKETTLDGEELVKIGKLNLVDLAGSENIGRSGAVDKRAREAGNINQSLLTLGRVITALVERTPHVPYRESKLTRILQDSLGGRTKTSIIATVSPASINMEETLSTLEYANRAKNIMNKPEVNQKLTKRALIKEYTEEIERLKRDLASSREKNGVYLSTENFDMMNSKIGTQEEQIAVFTEKMLALEEEMKRVVDMFSDGKRELEQCTEDLREVRSQLDEANRDLQHTRMKLGEEEFIVSQLENTENKLYSTAGELLATVEASTGDVSGLHEKLDRKKAVEQHNVEAQQDFASRMQADFNQMQKSIEEQSAKHQGMLSLYSGSVADLLTLNRTAFTEATSVVASSFKSIKDLVSHSVTKCQADMAQQESLCQNTRDRLHRALEEHKIDMEEGLLAIILPGINAVMEMNETLKQTLQSHSILAEKMESMKHDMASFFTEHTSALAKMRESATEGLRSLQAEQDCLKQQIIKANEKHSTGMSQVISCLQNQLNLLTMETQNDFEGLLRQSDAVQVPVGNLQQDIQLHCTKSEQAVTSCRGLLESTTDVLISEARRTAEEGGRVTEECFGQCSYLKTSVGRLAETAVAQCGAVMDGVVSFAEDQLSMIRTRKASAENMLQSMEASCHQALQQANGQLQLQQTKVEETLTNLEKQIGSDEAVLQRDGAKLATHAKEALSKVNTFLKEGLRSDLSTGRTPQRRDFDYPRVLAKTKNRHELLEHFRKQQQELQEALLTCETVSEEKEEQVDQDSLEDEVCVNNDSVITEHSYYEDNIMCNENGRAPFFKHKRGGKKENKSSLDHSKVENEKNLTPQRSKLPLRVQN from the exons ATGTCGGCAAACTCTTCGGTCCTTAGCAAAAAGGAGGAGAAGTCGAAAAACATCCAGGTTGTTGTGAGATGCAG ACCGTTCAACACGGCGGAGCGCAAGTCCTCCCACTCCGTGATCGAGTGCGACCAGGTCCGAAGGGAGGTGAATGTGCGCACTGGAGGGGCAGCCGACAAGACTGCCAGAAAGACCTACACGTTTGACATG GTGTTTGGACCTTCGGCAAAGCAAATCGAGGTGTATAGAAGTGTCGTCTGCCCGATTTTGGATGAAGTCATTATGGGTTATAACTGCACGGTTTTCGC ATATGGACAGACTGGAACAGGGAAAACTTTCACAATGGAAGGTGAAAGGTCTCCAAATGAGGAATTTACATGGGAAGAG GATCCACTGGCAGGTGTCATCCCACGAACCCTCCATCAGATTTTTGAGAAGCTGTCCGATAATGGAACAGAGTTCTCTGTGAAGGTGTCCTTACTGGAGATCTATAATGAGGAGCTCTTTGATCTTCTCAGCCCTTCCACTGATGTTACAGAGAGGCTTCAGATGTTTGATGACCCTCGTAATAAG CGAGGGGTCATCATCAAGGGCCTTGAGGAAGTGACAGTACACAACAAAGATGAGGTTTATCAGATTCTGGAGCGTGGTGCTGCCAAACGGAAGACGGCGTCCACCCTGATGAATGCCTACTCCAG CCGCTCTCATTCCGTGTTCTCCATCACCATTCACATGAAGGAGACTACACTTGATGGGGAGGAGCTTGTCAAGATTGGCAAGTTGAATTTG GTCGACCTTGCTGGCAGCGAGAACATTGGCCGTTCGGGGGCTGTTGACAAGCGTGCCCGAGAGGCGGGTAACATCAACCAATCCCTGCTGACGCTGGGCCGTGTGATCACGGCCCTGGTGGAGAGGACCCCCCACGTGCCCTACAGGGAGTCAAAACTTACACGGATCCTCCAGGACTCTCTGGGTGGTCGAACGAAGACCTCGATCATCGCCACGGTCTCTCCGGCTTCCATCAACATGGAG GAAACTTTGAGTACGCTGGAGTACGCCAACAGAGCAAAGAACATCATGAACAAGCCTGAAGTGAACCAGAAGTTGACTAAGAGAGCTCTCATCAAG GAATACACAGAAGAGATTGAGCGTCTGAAACGAGACCTGGCTTCTTCTCGGGAGAAGAACGGTGTCTATTTGTCCACAGAGAACTTTGA TATGATGAACAGTAAGATAGGGACACAGGAAGAACAGATTGCAGTGTTCACAGAGAAAATGCTGGCACTGGAGGAAGAAATGAAAAGG GTGGTAGACATGTTCTCTGACGGCAAACGTGAGCTGGAGCAGTGCACAGAGGACCTGAGAGAGGTCAGGAGCCAGCTGGATGAAGCAAACCGTGACCTCCAGCACACCAGGATGAAACTCGGTGAAGAAGAGTTCATCGTCTCCCAGCTGGAAAACACGGAGAACAAACTGTACAGCACTGCGGGCGAG CTGCTGGCCACCGTTGAAGCCAGTACCGGCGACGTTTCTGGTCTGCACGAGAAACTGGACCGCAAGAAGGCCGTCGAGCAACACAACGTGGAAGCTCAGCAGGACTTTGCCAGCCGGATGCAGGCCGACTTTAACCAGATGCAGAAATCCATCGAAGAGCAGAGCGCCAAGCATCAGGGGATGCTGAGCCTCTATTCCGGATCAGTCG CGGACCTGCTGACCCTAAATCGCACCGCTTTCACCGAAGCCACGTCCGTCGTAGCTTCATCTTTTAAGAGCATCAAGGATCTTGTCAGCCATAGCGTGACCAAGTGCCAAGCTGATATGGCACAGCAGGAATCGCTGTGCCAGAATACGAGGGATCGTCTTCACCGTGCTCTG GAGGAGCATAAGATTGACATGGAAGAAGGCCTCTTGGCGATAATCCTACCTGGGATAAACGCTGTGATGGAGATGAATGAAACACTGAAGCAAACCCTGCAGAGCCATTCCATCTTGGCGGAAAAA ATGGAGAGCATGAAGCATGACATGGCCTCGTTCTTCACTGAGCACACCTCGGCTCTGGCTAAGATGCGTGAGTCTGCGACAGAGGGCCTTCGCTCCCTGCAGGCGGAGCAGGACTGCCTGAAACAGCAGATCATCAAGGCAAACGAGAAGCACTCAACG GGAATGTCCCAGGTCATCTCCTGCCTGCAGAATCAGTTAAACCTGCTGACAATGGAAACCCAGAATGACTTTGAGGGCCTGTTGAGACAGTCTGATGCAGTGCAGGTCCCAGTGGGTAACCTGCAGCAAGACATACAGCT GCACTGCACCAAGTCGGAGCAGGCTGTCACTTCTTGCAGAGGGCTCCTGGAGTCCACGACCGATGTGCTGATCTCTGAGGCCCGGCGTACAGCCGAGGAGGGAGGTCGTGTGACCGAGGAGTGCTTCGGCCAGTGTTCCTACCTGAAGACCTCCGTCGGCCGGCTGGCTGAGACGGCCGTGGCGCAGTGTGGGGCCGTGATGGATGGCGTGGTGTCCTTCGCCGAGGACCAGCTGTCCATGATCAGAACTCGCAAAGCTTCTGCTGAAAACATGCTGCAG AGCATGGAGGCCAGCTGTCACCAAGCCCTCCAGCAAGCAAACGGCCAGCTCCAACTGCAGCAGACCAAAGTGGAGGAGACCCTGACGAATCTGGAAAAACAGATTGGCTCAGACGAGGCCGTGCTACAACGCGACGGGGCTAAGCTGGCCACCCACGCAAAGGAGGCGCTCTCCAAAGTCAACACTTTCCTGAAGGAGGGACTTAGGAGTGACCTCTCCACAG gccggactcctcagcgcagagaCTTCGATTACCCCAGAGTCCTCGCTAAAACCAAGAACCGACACGAGCTACTGGAACACTTCCGGAAACAGCAGCAGGAGCTGCAAGAAGCTCTTTTGACATGCGAGACTGTCAGCGAAGAAAAAGAGGAACAAGTCGACCAG GACTCCCTGGAAGACGAAGTTTGCGTCAATAATGACAGTGTCATCACTGAACATTCCTATTATGAGGATAACATTATGTGCAATGAAAATGGAAGAGCTCCGTTCTTCAAG CACAAGAGAGGTGGAAAGAAGGAAAACAAGTCTTCCCTCGATCATTCTAAGGTGGAAAACGAGAAGAACTTGACCCCTCAGCGATCCAAGCTGCCTCTGAGAGTTCAGAACTAA